A genomic window from Syngnathus typhle isolate RoL2023-S1 ecotype Sweden linkage group LG18, RoL_Styp_1.0, whole genome shotgun sequence includes:
- the abcc3 gene encoding multidrug resistance-associated protein 1 isoform X6: protein MERLCGPELPFWVANQTLHTDQPDLPVCFQLSVLSWLPCIYLWAVSPLYIFYLKKNNKGYIMMSIMNRFKTVFGLLLWVVCWTDLFYTFHETQQGMSQPPIFFITPLVMGMTMLLATFLIQFERLRGVQSSGILFIFWFLSVLCAIVPFRSKILLASSQVEVTDTLRFTTFYFYFGLVVLELILCCFNEKPPLFSNVVTDPNVCPESTAGFLSTITFWWFTSLAVKGFKMPLEAKDLWSLNQRDSSKAMVPKLLKEWEKEQAKSKSKQNLSNDVVYSKPPPSANNHTGGENGTSPEEVEVLLSNPKSVPRRPSFLRSLVRAFGPYFLIGSAYKLLQDVITFVNPQLLRMLISFIKQKGVPDWWGYSLAFLMFFTAFLQTLILHQHFQYCFITGMHVRTALIGAIYRKSLVITNAAKRSSTVGEVVNLMSVDAQRFVDLTTFLNMLWSAPLQIMLALYFLWQNLGPSVLAGVAVMILLIPFNAVIAMKSRAYQVEQMQHKDSRIKLMNEILNGIKVLKLYAWENSFKEKVLAIRQKELNVLKKAAYLGALSTMAWTSAPFLVALTTFAVYVTVDKNNILDAEKAFVSLSLFNILRFPLNMLPQVISSLVQTSVSLKRIQNFLSHDELDPNSVDRKNAASGKSKKFFSQCRQWKIHLG from the exons atgGAGCGGCTGTGCGGACCCGAGCTTCCCTTCTGG GTAGCCAATCAGACCCTCCACACAGATCAGCCCGACCTCCCTGTGTGTTTCCAGCTGAGCGTCCTGTCATGGCTCCCATGCATTTACCTATGGGCAGTCTCACCTCTCTACATTTTCTACCTAAAGAAGAACAACAAAGGCTACATCATGATGTCCATCATGAACCGATTCAAAACG GTGTTTGGCTTGCTGTTATGGGTTGTTTGCTGGACAGATCTCTTCTACACGTTTCATGAAACGCAGCAGGGAATGAGTCAGCCACCCATTTTCTTTATCACTCCGCTGGTGATGGGCATGACCATG CTGCTGGCCACGTTTTTGATCCAATTTGAGAGGTTACGTGGGGTTCAGTCCTCAGGGATCCTCTTCATCTTCTGGTTCCTGTCTGTGCTGTGTGCCATTGTGCCTTTCCGCTCCAAGATCCTACTGGCATCCAGCCAG GTTGAAGTCACCGACACGTTACGCTTCACCACGTTCTACTTCTATTTCGGCTTGGTGGTCTTGGAGCTGATCCTGTGCTGCTTCAACGAGAAACCACCGCTCTTTTCCAACGTTGTCACAGACCCA AATGTCTGCCCTGAGTCCACAGCTGGGTTTCTATCAACCATAACATTTTGGTGGTTCACAAG TCTGGCCGTGAAAGGATTCAAAATGCCACTCGAGGCCAAGGACCTCTGGTCTCTCAACCAGCGTGACAGCTCAAAGGCAATGGTACCAAAACTCCTCAAAGAATGGGAAAAGGAGCAAGCCAAAAGCAAGAG TAAACAGAATCTATCCAATGACGTTGTCTACTCCAAGCCGCCACCATCGGCCAACAACCACACAGGAGGCGAAAATGGAACTAGCCCAGAAGAAGTTGAAGTCCTGCTATCCAATCCGAAATCCGTACCCCGTCGGCCATCGTTTTTACGTTCGCTCGTCAGAGCTTTCGGACCCTACTTCCTAATCGGTTCAGCTTACAAGCTTCTGCAGGATGTCATTACGTTTGTGAACCCCCAGCTACTGAG AATGTTGATCTCCTTCATTAAGCAAAAAGGTGTCCCTGACTGGTGGGGCTACTCGCTGGCCTTCCTTATGTTCTTCACAGCTTTTTTGCAAACTCTCATCCTGCACCAGCACTTTCAATATTGCTTTATCACCGGCATGCATGTGCGCACAGCGCTCATCGGCGCCATCTACAGAAAG TCGTTGGTCATAACTAACGCCGCCAAACGCTCATCTACGGTGGGAGAGGTGGTGAACCTGATGTCTGTGGATGCTCAGAGGTTCGTGGACCTCACCACTTTCCTCAACATGCTGTGGTCTGCTCCTCTTCAAATCATGCTGGCGCTATATTTCCTCTGGCAG AATCTGGGCCCCTCCGTTCTGGCCGGAGTTGCCGTTATGATCCTGCTAATCCCATTTAATGCTGTTATAGCTATGAAGAGCCGTGCCTACCAG GTGGAGCAAATGCAGCATAAAGATAGTCGTATTAAACTCATGAATGAGATCCTTAATGGCATCAAAGTACTAAAGCTGTACGCCTGGGAGAATTCTTTCAAGGAAAAGGTGCTGGCCATCCGGCAAAAAGAGCTCAATGTGCTTAAGAAGGCGGCCTACTTGGGAGCATTGTCCACCATGGCTTGGACCAGTGCACCATTTTTG GTTGCACTGACGACATTTGCCGTTTACGTGACGGTGGATAAGAACAACATCCTGGATGCCGAGAAGGCCTTTGTGTCACTCTCTCTCTTTAATATCCTGCGTTTCCCTCTCAACATGCTTCCCCAAGTCATAAGCAGCCTTGTACAG ACAAGCGTGTCACTGAAGCGAATCCAGAATTTCTTGAGTCACGATGAGCTGGATCCAAATTCAGTGGACAGAAAGAACGCAGCATCAGGCAAGAGCAAAAA ATTTTTCAGTCAGTGTCGTCAATGGAAAATTCACCTGGGCTAA